In the genome of Vibrio ziniensis, the window CAGTACACCTGTGGTAAAGGCTTCGTTCGGGTCTATACGCGCTGCTCTTGCGAGCTTGCTGGCGATCATGGCGATTTCGAAAGTGTTCGCCCAATAGTCTTTGATATTGAGCGTCTCCAGTTTCGGAAAAACACCGGAGACGACAGAGGAAGCAACAAGCGTTCGTACCGCACCACTGCCAACACGAATAATGGCTTCGTTGATGGTTGATACGCCTTGCGTACCGCCAAACTGTGCTGAGTTCGCCATCCGCAAAACACGAGCACTGAGCACTTGATCCATCGACATCTTGCGCGACAACTCGCTAAAGTTAAGGTTGTCGCTGTTCACCATATTCAGTAACTCTTGTTGGATACTTTCAATTCGAGGTAATTCATTAAAACGAGAGAGCAAGGCTTCTTGATTCATTCAGGCTACTCCTTTTGCCAACTAACCCTTTTACCAACTAATACCATCCTAGATAAAAAGATGACCAGACTGAGCATCGGTAGAACAGAGAATGGACGTCAAATGCAAACTCGCATTCAATCGTCCCTGAAGCTCCGCCGATCCATCCATGGCTCGGAGGGTTTGCTTATCGACACCATTCACTAATCAGGAAATTTTCCAGAATGGTATAACTCTTTTACTAACTAACAACTCAACTATAGTTTAGAAATGTTGATAGTTGAAAAGCCCATTCGTTTTGCGATTGCCTTTGCAACCAAAGCTGGAATCTAGCTCAAGATACTCACATTTATTGGCAAAAATTGTTAACGGATAAAGAAAAACCGGAGCTGTGCTCCGGCTTCATTTATCAGGTGATTTTCTCTCGATACAGTTTCGGGCTAACACCCGCTTTGCGCTTGAATACGCGAGAGAAATAAAGAGGATCGGAGTAGCCAACTATTCGTCCAATGTGGTTAACCGAATAGTGAGTCGTTACCAACAACTGCTTGGCTCGGCTAATACGCTGGTCATCCCGCCATTGAGTAATAGTCATCTTCATCTCGTCACGGAACAGATGACCCAAACGAGAGGGCGATAAACAAGTATGCGCAGCAATATCTTCCAGAGTGAAATCCTGATTGAGGTTTTGCGTCATGTAGTTAATCGCTTGAATGATTCGAGGATCAAGCGGCTTACTGACCACGTCTGGTTGCACCGATTTACAACGAATCAGCAGTTGCTCCAGCAAGTTGATCGCTAAATCGTCGCGGTATGGCAGATCGGATTTGGCGGTGTATTCAATATCGACAAATAAGCTTTCAATGTGCTCAATATCCTGCGTCGACAAACCACTGGTCACATAAACGCCGTTGCGCTCTTCCTGCCAACTTAACCAATCGTTCCAGAAAGCACGTGGACGGAAATAGACCCAACGGTGAAACCATGAAGCATTGTCGTCTTTGCGACGGTAATAATGAGCTGCACTGGGCGGGAATAAGAGCAAGTCTCCAGCTTTAACATGAAACTCATGTTCACCGGAGAAAATGGTACCTTCACCTTTGCTAGTGATATTGATGATGTACCCTTTCATACCGTTTTGACGGTCGATGGTATAGTCGAGCTCATCACCTTCGATGATTGGTGTAAGGCCCGCGACTAAATGCGCATCAAAGTCATACCCTGGCTTGAGTGGATCAGTATTCTGCATAGACCAACAATCATTAGAATTTTGTCTAGTGTATGTTGAGCCCGGAAGTATTGCGATTTTCGACATCACATTTTATCTAAAACGATCCATTGAGTGGCGGAAAAAGCCTCACGAAACAGATCCGGTTTAATCGAGTGACGAATGGAATCACTGGGAAGATCATGACGACTCAGCTGCCAATCGGGCTGTTCGGATTGTGGCGGCTCACTCTTATTATCATGGGTTTCGACGGGAACAATCGCATGTCGGATATCCAATCGTGTAGGAATACTATTGCGCGCCAAATACTCAATCACCACCGCTTTCTCATGGAAGTAGTAGTTCATATTGACCGATAGCTTGTCAGAATGGTGCAACTGACACCACTGCTCAATACGATCATGGCGATGACGAAACTTCCACTGAGCCTGCGAGACATCCAGCAATTCACCATTATTGATAAGTTCGAGCTTGCCTTGGTACAGCACTTTGTCAGCATACAGAAGCTCAAACTTAGTTGCACACTGACCAGCAACTCGCAACGTCCAACGGTTATAGTGAATATCAAATCCCTGCTCTAGTTTTGATTCGTCAATCGCCATAATTACCTCTACAACTTTTTCTGATCTGACTCTTAGCCATGCGTTCTTTTTCATCTCCCCCCTCCGTAGAGGGAGAGAACGAAGAACATGGCTAAGGCGATTAAACGCCTGACGCTAGACGGTAGTACAAGCTGTTGGTTTTCAGCTCTTGCTTGAACGTACGAGTCTCAGTGTTTTCGTCGATAACAACCATTTCCATACCTAGGATATCAGCGTAATCCGCTAGGGTATCAACACTCACCTGTTGGCTGTATGCACTATGGTGTGCGCCGCCCGCATGAATCCAACTTGCCGCAGCAATTTGTAGGTTTGGCATTGGCTCCCAAAGTGCATGTGCCACAGGTAGGTGTGGCATACCTTGCGGTGGAGCCACAGTCTTCACTGTGTTCACGACCATGCGGAAGCGGTTACCAAGGTCAATGACAGACACGTTTAGTGCATCACCCTCTTTACCGCTAAATAGCAGACGAGGAACATCGCACTTCAGACCAATCGTATGACGGTGAATTTCTAGACGTGGTTTTGCCGCAGCAATCGATGGACACACTTCAAGCATGTGCGCACCTAAAGCTTGGTCAGTTGCGCCGAAGTTATAGGTGTAATCTTCCATGAATGAAGTACCACCTTGGCGACCTTTACCCATCTGCTTCATGATGTGAACCATAGCCGATGTTTTCCAGTCACCTTCACCGCCGTAACCGAAACCTTTCGCCATCAAACGTTGAGTTGCAAGACCTGGCAGAGAACCTAAACCGGTTAAGTTTTCAAAAGTGTTGGTAAATGCATTAGCACCAACATCGGTTAAGAAACGTTCCATACCCATTTCTAGGCGTGCTTCGTGTTGCATCAATGTAAGTAGAGAAGCATCGGTTAGCAACTCTGATTTCATTTCATAAGTTGATGCGTATTCATCCAGCATGCGAGCCACATCAGCATCCGATACGGATTGAACCGCTTCAGTCAGTTCACCCAAGCCGTAAGCGTTCACTTCATAGCCGAACTGGATTTGCGCAGAAACTTTGTTACCTTCGGTTACTGCTACTTGACGCATGTTGTCACCAAAACGCGCCACTCTTAGGTTTTGACCTGCGTGGATACCCACAGCCGCACGGCACCAGTCATCCATTTCTTTATGAACTTGTGGGTTTTGCCAGTGACCAACCACCACTTTACGGTCGATACCCATACGAGTGCCGATAAAACCAAACTCACGACAACCATGAGCACTTTGGTGTGTGTTCATGTAGTTCATGTCGATGCTGTCCCAAGGAAGCGCTGCATTGAACTGGGTGTGAAGATGCATGAATGGTTTGTTGAGCTGAGACAGACCAGCAATCCACATTTTGGCTGGAGAGAAGGTATGCATCCAAAGCACCAAACCGATACAGTCAGGATCGTTGTTCGCTGCGCGACATACGTTAAGAATCTCTTCAGGAGACTTCACTGTACCTTTGTCGACCATAGGTACAGAGATTGCGCTGCTTTCGTTAAAACTCGCTACCATCTGACCGCTTTCAAGCGCAACTTGCTCAAGCACTTTTGGTCCGTATAGCGTTTGTGAACCAGTGACAAACCAAACTTGTTTTTCATTAAATACTTTCATGACTTACCCTTTATTCTTAGCTGACTGACCGTAATAAGCATTGGCTCCGTGTTTACGTAGGTAGTGCTTATCGAGCAACGCTTGATTGATATATTCCACCGCAGGATTGATCTGTAGAGTTTGCAGCGCCATTCCGGCAACAACCTCTGTCACTACTGCGTTGTGCACCGCTTGATGAGCATCTTTGCCCCAGCAGAACGGTGCATGTTCTTTGACTAAAATTCCGGGAATCGCAATTGGGTCGTTATCGCCAATGGTTTCTACGATCACCAGACCAGTATTCAATTCGTAATCGGTGGCGATCTCTTTATTTGAGAGAGCACGAGTACATGGAATGCTGCCGTAGAAGTAATCCGCATGAGTGGTACCCAAAGCTGGGATCGCTTTACCTGCTTGCGCCCAAGCCGTTGCTTGAGGTGAATGGGTGTGAACCACGCCACCAATTTTGGCGTAGGTGCGGTACAACACTAGGTGAGTCGCAGTATCCGAAGACGGGTTCAAATCACCTTCTACGATGTTGCCTTCCAGATCGACCACCACCATGTTTTCAGCGCTTAAATCTTCGTAAGCAACACCGCTTGGTTTAATGACAACCAAGCCAGATTCACGGTCGATAGCCGACACGTTGCCCCAAGTGAACGTCACTAGCTTGTGACGTTCGAGATCTAAATTAGCTTGCCACACATCATGACGAAGCTTTTTCAGGCGCTCGGCTTGATCAACCGTTCTTTGATCAACCATTCTTTGATCAACCATGGTGGTGCTCCCGTTCCATCTCAGAAATCTGCTCTAGATGTTGACCAAGCTCGCGATAGTCTGCGTAACGCTGTTCTCGCAGTACTTTCGCTGCTGCATTCGGCTGGTAAACTTGGCTGATTGGGCTGGCCATCGCTTTTTGTGCTTGTTGAGCATCTTCATACACACCGGCTGCAACCGCCGCGAAAATAGCAGCACCCAAAGCACAACATTGCTCAGAGCTAGCAACGGCAATATCACGACCGATTACGTCTGCACACATCTGCATCACGTAAGGGGATTTTTGCGAGATACCGCCGATGGCGATAACGCGTTCAACATCCATACCTTGGTCAACAAAGCAATCGACAATCGCTTTTGCGCCGTGAGCGGTTGACTCAACCAGAGCTGCAAACATTGCAGGCGCAGTCGAACCCAAATTCAGATCGGTAACCGCGCCTTTGAGGCGTTGGTTGGCGTAAGGAGTACGGCGACCGTTATGCCAGTCCATCGCCAGTGGTGAGTTATCGTTGAAAGCGTATTGCTGCGCAGCCTCGGCAAGCATTGGCACAATCGACTTATCCAATTGCTCCATCACTTTTGCCGCGTCGGTATTGGTTTTCGCTAGAGCTTGAATTGGCCACATCAGTACGCGCTTATACCAAGCATAAACATCACCGAATGCCGACTGACCCGCTTCCAAAGCCATCAAGCTTGGCAGCGCGCTGCCTTTCACCTGACCACAAATGCCGTGAATGGTGCGATCGCCCACTTTGTCTGCGTCCACCATCAGGATGTCACAGGTCGACGTGCCGATAACTTTGACGAGATCATGCTCGCCTGCCCCTGCGCCAACAGCGCCCATGTGACAGTCGAACTCACCCACAGCAACCGCTAAACCCGCTGGTAAACCGAGTTTTTCTGCCCACTCTTGCGTTAGGAAACCCGCAACATCTTCAGAGGTATAAACCTCATCAAACATACGTTCACGAATACCATCAAGAGTTGGCGAAATCGCAGAAAGGAATTTTTGATCCGGCAAGCCGCCCCAGCTGTCATGCCACATCGCTTTATGGCCAGCCGCACAGATGCCGTGACGGAATTTGCTTGGGTGCTCATTGCCAGACAATAACGCAGGGATCCAGTCACACAGTTCCACCCAACTATGAGCTGCTTTCGCTACTTGATCGTCTTGCTCACTCACCCAAGCCGCTTTTGCCCAGAACCATTCTGATGAGTAAATACCACCAATGTACTTGGTGTAGTCGATGAACTCGCCGCCATGGGCCAGTTCATTAATCAATTCTGCTTTGGATACTGATGTGTGGTCTTTCCACAAAATGAACATCGCGTTCGGGTTTTGTGCAAATTCTGGTAACAGTGCTAATACATTACCTTGTGCATCAACCGGAGCTGGCGTCGAACCCGTAGTGTCAACTCCAATACCCACTACCGATTGGGCGATTTCCACAGGCACTTGCTCAAGCGCCTCGCGAACAGCTTGAGTCATCGCATCAATGTAGTCTTGTGGGTGGTGACGAAACTGAGATTGTTCAGGCTCGTTGTACAGGCCTTCCATCCAACGCGGGTAGTAAGTGACGCCGGATGCCACTTCCTCACCACTAACAGCGTTAACCAATAATGCACGTACCGAATCTGAACCAAAATCCAGACCGATGACATGTGCAGGGTGTGTCGCTAAATGATTCATAACAACTCCGTATAGGGGGTCCATGTAGGGTGATATTTTTTTGTTGTTATACCCCTGCATGGATGATTCAGCCATGACATTGCCTGCTAGATGTATGGACAAATTCGCCATAAGCATATTTCTGTGCATTTGATTAAAAAACACTCACAGCCTTGGTGTATAAGGCTAAAAGCACTATTAAAACCATTTCACATGCACCACAAACTGTCAGAAATGCACTAAAACGTAACATTTGAGATCCGCTTCATGTTCAGCCTCGCTAAATGAATGGACAAAATTGCTACATTTTTTTGATGTGATTTTCATCACTTCAACTTGAAATGAAATCTTCAAATATGTCCGTGAAACAACCCCTACCCAGCGGATGGAATAACAATGAAACTAAAAAAATTATTAGTAGCAACTGCCTTAACCGGGGCAACAATGTTAAGCGCTTCTGCCAATGCGTTCTTTGGTTCAAGTGATGACATGCGACTAGGCTACCTAGTTAAACAGCCAGAAGAGCCTTGGTTCCAAACTGAATGGTCATTTGCAGAAAAAGCCGGTAAAGACCTTGGCTTTGAAGTAGTAAAAATGGCTGTGCCAGATGGTGAAAAAACTCTGAATGCTATCGATACCTTAGCAGCTCAAGGCGCGAAAGGTTTCGTTATCTGTACTCCGGACCCTAAATTAGGTCCAGCAATCATGGCGAAAGCAAAAAGCTATGATCTCAAAGTTGTGACCGTAGATGACCAGTTCCTAAATGCTAAAGGCGAACCTATGGTTGACGTACCTCTGGTCATGATGGCAGCAACCGCTATCGGTGAACGCCAAGGTTCAGAACTTTATAAAGAAATGACTAAACGTAAATGGGACGTAGCAACAACAGGTGTTATGGCAATCACTGCTGACGAGCTAGACACAGCACGTCGTCGTGTTGACGGTTCGATCTCAGCTCTAAAACAAGCGGGTTTCCCATCGGGTCAAATCTACCGTGTACCAACCAAAACTAACGACATCCCAGGAGCATTGGACGCGGCAAACTCACTGCTTGTTCAATACCCAAATGTTAAACAATGGCTTGTTGTTGGCATGAACGACAACACCGTTCTTGGTGGTATCCGTGCGACTGAAGGTCAAGGCTTCGGCGCTGGCAACGTCATCGGTATCGGTATCAACGGCGTAGACGCAGTGAACGAGCTTGCGAAAGCTAACGCAACTGGCTTCTACGGTTCTCTACTTCCAAGCCCAGACGTACACGGCTACAGAAGTATCGAATCTCTTTACAAATGGGTTAAAGAAGACGTTGAACCAAACAAATTCGTTGAAGTTACTGACGTCGTTCTTATCACTCGTGACAACTTCAAAGACGAACTAGCGAAGAAAGGGCTATAAGCTCAATTTTGGTGACGGCTACCTTGGCCGTCACCCTCTTGATTTTACGGTTACCTTGAACCAACGGAGAGAAGTTATGGCGAAGTCCCCTTCTTACATAGAGTTTTGTAATATTTCCAAGCACTTCCCTGGGGTAAAAGCACTCAACAACGTTAGCTTTCGCGCAAGCGCAGGCAGCATTCACGCTTTGATGGGAGAAAACGGTGCAGGTAAATCAACTCTGCTTAAAACCTTGAGTGGGTTCCACCAGCCAACAGACGGTCATATCGCGATTGATGGTAAAGAGATCACTCTTACTTCAACCAACGATGCACTTGATCACGGTATCGCTATCATCTACCAAGAACTGAACTTGGTTCCTGAGCTCACCGTTGCTGAAAACATTTATCTTGGGCAACTTCCAACCAAAGGTGGTCGAGTTGATACTGAAATGCTAAACAAAAATGCCCGTGTGCAGTTAGAGCGTCTCGGCGAAACGTTTGACCCAGCTTGCCAGTTAAAAGAATTATCTATCGGCCAATGGCAAATGGTGGAAATTGCCAAAGCCCTTAGTCGCAACGCACAGATCATCGCTTTTGATGAACCAACCAGTAGCTTGTCTCAACGTGAGATTCAAAACCTGTTCAAGGTTATTCGTGAGCTTAGAGATGCTGGCAAAATCATCATGTATGTCTCTCACCGTATGGAAGAGATTTTCAATCTGTGTGACGCCATTACTATCTTCAAAGATGGTCAACACGTTCAGTCTTTTGAAGACATGTCTGAACTGACCAACGACCGCCTAGTGGAATTGATGGTGGGGCGTGAAATTAACGACATCTACAACTACCGCTCGCGCGAATTAGGTACAAGCGGCTTACGCCTAGAGAACATTCAAGGGCCTGGGCTTAGCGCTCCTGTTTCACTGGATATCCAACAGGGTGAAATTCTCGGATTGTTTGGTCTGGTTGGCGCAGGTCGAACAGAGCTAACTCGTTTAGTGTTTGGCGCTGAACGTAAAACCGGCGGTGATATTTACCTTCACGATGTAAAAATCGGCATTAAAACCCCACAAGATGCGATTCGCGCAGGCATTACCCTCTGTTCTGAAGACCGTAAAGCGCATGGCATAGTGCCAATCATGTCGGTGCAAGAAAACACCAACATCAGTGCGCGACCATGGCATCTCAAATTTAACAGTCTGATCGACTTCGTGTGGGAAAAAGACAACGCAACTAAGCAAAAACAAGCACTCAACGTTAAAGCGTCTTCACTTGAACAGCCTATAGGTAAGCTCTCTGGTGGTAACCAACAAAAAGTGATTCTCGGTCGTTGGTTGTCGACAGCAATGAGCGTGATCTTACTGGATGAACCTACTCGCGGTATCGACGTAGGTGCGAAATCTGAAATTTACGAATTAATTTTTAAGCTGGCGGAAAACGGAGTCACCGTATTGGTCGTTTCCAGCGATTTACCAGAAGTGTTGGGTATCTCTGACCGCGTTCTTGTGATGAAAGACGGCGCGG includes:
- the araC gene encoding arabinose operon transcriptional regulator AraC, which codes for MQNTDPLKPGYDFDAHLVAGLTPIIEGDELDYTIDRQNGMKGYIINITSKGEGTIFSGEHEFHVKAGDLLLFPPSAAHYYRRKDDNASWFHRWVYFRPRAFWNDWLSWQEERNGVYVTSGLSTQDIEHIESLFVDIEYTAKSDLPYRDDLAINLLEQLLIRCKSVQPDVVSKPLDPRIIQAINYMTQNLNQDFTLEDIAAHTCLSPSRLGHLFRDEMKMTITQWRDDQRISRAKQLLVTTHYSVNHIGRIVGYSDPLYFSRVFKRKAGVSPKLYREKIT
- the araA gene encoding L-arabinose isomerase yields the protein MKVFNEKQVWFVTGSQTLYGPKVLEQVALESGQMVASFNESSAISVPMVDKGTVKSPEEILNVCRAANNDPDCIGLVLWMHTFSPAKMWIAGLSQLNKPFMHLHTQFNAALPWDSIDMNYMNTHQSAHGCREFGFIGTRMGIDRKVVVGHWQNPQVHKEMDDWCRAAVGIHAGQNLRVARFGDNMRQVAVTEGNKVSAQIQFGYEVNAYGLGELTEAVQSVSDADVARMLDEYASTYEMKSELLTDASLLTLMQHEARLEMGMERFLTDVGANAFTNTFENLTGLGSLPGLATQRLMAKGFGYGGEGDWKTSAMVHIMKQMGKGRQGGTSFMEDYTYNFGATDQALGAHMLEVCPSIAAAKPRLEIHRHTIGLKCDVPRLLFSGKEGDALNVSVIDLGNRFRMVVNTVKTVAPPQGMPHLPVAHALWEPMPNLQIAAASWIHAGGAHHSAYSQQVSVDTLADYADILGMEMVVIDENTETRTFKQELKTNSLYYRLASGV
- a CDS encoding L-ribulose-5-phosphate 4-epimerase, yielding MVDQRMVDQRTVDQAERLKKLRHDVWQANLDLERHKLVTFTWGNVSAIDRESGLVVIKPSGVAYEDLSAENMVVVDLEGNIVEGDLNPSSDTATHLVLYRTYAKIGGVVHTHSPQATAWAQAGKAIPALGTTHADYFYGSIPCTRALSNKEIATDYELNTGLVIVETIGDNDPIAIPGILVKEHAPFCWGKDAHQAVHNAVVTEVVAGMALQTLQINPAVEYINQALLDKHYLRKHGANAYYGQSAKNKG
- a CDS encoding ribulokinase; translation: MNHLATHPAHVIGLDFGSDSVRALLVNAVSGEEVASGVTYYPRWMEGLYNEPEQSQFRHHPQDYIDAMTQAVREALEQVPVEIAQSVVGIGVDTTGSTPAPVDAQGNVLALLPEFAQNPNAMFILWKDHTSVSKAELINELAHGGEFIDYTKYIGGIYSSEWFWAKAAWVSEQDDQVAKAAHSWVELCDWIPALLSGNEHPSKFRHGICAAGHKAMWHDSWGGLPDQKFLSAISPTLDGIRERMFDEVYTSEDVAGFLTQEWAEKLGLPAGLAVAVGEFDCHMGAVGAGAGEHDLVKVIGTSTCDILMVDADKVGDRTIHGICGQVKGSALPSLMALEAGQSAFGDVYAWYKRVLMWPIQALAKTNTDAAKVMEQLDKSIVPMLAEAAQQYAFNDNSPLAMDWHNGRRTPYANQRLKGAVTDLNLGSTAPAMFAALVESTAHGAKAIVDCFVDQGMDVERVIAIGGISQKSPYVMQMCADVIGRDIAVASSEQCCALGAAIFAAVAAGVYEDAQQAQKAMASPISQVYQPNAAAKVLREQRYADYRELGQHLEQISEMEREHHHG
- a CDS encoding arabinose ABC transporter substrate-binding protein: MKLKKLLVATALTGATMLSASANAFFGSSDDMRLGYLVKQPEEPWFQTEWSFAEKAGKDLGFEVVKMAVPDGEKTLNAIDTLAAQGAKGFVICTPDPKLGPAIMAKAKSYDLKVVTVDDQFLNAKGEPMVDVPLVMMAATAIGERQGSELYKEMTKRKWDVATTGVMAITADELDTARRRVDGSISALKQAGFPSGQIYRVPTKTNDIPGALDAANSLLVQYPNVKQWLVVGMNDNTVLGGIRATEGQGFGAGNVIGIGINGVDAVNELAKANATGFYGSLLPSPDVHGYRSIESLYKWVKEDVEPNKFVEVTDVVLITRDNFKDELAKKGL
- the araG gene encoding L-arabinose ABC transporter ATP-binding protein AraG; protein product: MAKSPSYIEFCNISKHFPGVKALNNVSFRASAGSIHALMGENGAGKSTLLKTLSGFHQPTDGHIAIDGKEITLTSTNDALDHGIAIIYQELNLVPELTVAENIYLGQLPTKGGRVDTEMLNKNARVQLERLGETFDPACQLKELSIGQWQMVEIAKALSRNAQIIAFDEPTSSLSQREIQNLFKVIRELRDAGKIIMYVSHRMEEIFNLCDAITIFKDGQHVQSFEDMSELTNDRLVELMVGREINDIYNYRSRELGTSGLRLENIQGPGLSAPVSLDIQQGEILGLFGLVGAGRTELTRLVFGAERKTGGDIYLHDVKIGIKTPQDAIRAGITLCSEDRKAHGIVPIMSVQENTNISARPWHLKFNSLIDFVWEKDNATKQKQALNVKASSLEQPIGKLSGGNQQKVILGRWLSTAMSVILLDEPTRGIDVGAKSEIYELIFKLAENGVTVLVVSSDLPEVLGISDRVLVMKDGAVTGELQRDEFNEQTALRLAMLDKESAAA